One window from the genome of Cryobacterium sp. GrIS_2_6 encodes:
- a CDS encoding NUDIX domain-containing protein, translating to MRGNGDEWVFAPDGRRFWGRFGAAGLLVHHADLGVLMQHRAEWSHNGDTWGLPGGARHEHETALEAALREANEEAGVPAELVSVQFSSVLDLGFWSYTTVVVRALEPFEPVISDRESIALRWVAAELVDALPLHPGFALSWPALRARLDGADAGGPATDVRTPKSRA from the coding sequence ATGAGGGGAAACGGCGACGAGTGGGTCTTCGCGCCGGACGGCCGCAGGTTCTGGGGACGGTTCGGCGCTGCCGGGCTGCTCGTGCACCACGCCGACCTCGGGGTGCTGATGCAGCATCGCGCCGAGTGGAGCCACAACGGCGACACCTGGGGGCTTCCCGGCGGCGCCCGGCATGAACACGAGACCGCCCTCGAGGCCGCCCTCCGCGAGGCGAACGAGGAGGCCGGCGTGCCCGCTGAACTCGTCAGCGTGCAGTTCAGCTCGGTACTCGACCTCGGCTTCTGGTCGTATACGACGGTCGTCGTGCGCGCCCTCGAACCCTTCGAGCCCGTGATCAGCGACCGTGAGAGCATCGCACTGCGCTGGGTGGCCGCCGAGCTCGTCGACGCACTGCCGTTGCACCCCGGCTTCGCCCTGAGCTGGCCTGCCCTGCGCGCCCGCCTGGACGGGGCGGATGCCGGCGGCCCGGCCACCGACGTCCGCACGCCGAAGTCGCGCGCCTGA
- the idi gene encoding isopentenyl-diphosphate Delta-isomerase — translation MDQTVELVVLLDDSGRSIGSAPKSTMHDADTALHLAFSVYVFNERGDVLVTRRALGKRTWPGVWTNSFCGHPLPDESQRRAIARRGRFELGLDLDELTVALPLFRYRATDASGIVENEICPVYRATVYTEPVPNPDEVSEYVWTDPETLRASALSSPWAFSPWMVLQLKELRFDA, via the coding sequence GTGGACCAGACGGTCGAACTCGTCGTACTCCTTGACGACTCCGGGCGCTCGATCGGCTCGGCGCCCAAGAGCACGATGCACGACGCCGACACCGCCCTTCATCTCGCCTTCTCCGTCTACGTCTTCAACGAACGCGGGGACGTTCTCGTCACCCGGCGCGCCCTCGGCAAGCGGACCTGGCCGGGAGTCTGGACGAACTCCTTCTGCGGGCATCCCCTGCCAGACGAGTCGCAGCGGCGGGCCATCGCCAGGCGCGGCCGGTTTGAGCTCGGCCTCGACCTCGACGAACTGACCGTGGCGCTTCCCCTTTTCCGCTACCGGGCGACGGATGCGAGCGGCATCGTGGAAAACGAGATCTGCCCGGTGTACCGCGCGACGGTGTACACCGAACCCGTGCCGAATCCCGACGAGGTTTCCGAATACGTGTGGACCGACCCCGAAACCCTGCGCGCGAGCGCGCTTTCCAGCCCGTGGGCCTTCAGCCCATGGATGGTGCTCCAACTTAAGGAGTTGAGATTCGATGCCTGA
- a CDS encoding ParA family protein yields MHVLSVSSLKGGVGKTTVTLGLASAAFARGVRTLVVDIDPQSDVSTGMDIEVAGHLNIADVLASPKEKIVRAAIVPSGWTRGQQGTIDVMIGSPSAINFDGPHPSIRDIWKLEEALSTVEKDYDLVLIDCAPSLNALTRTAWAASDRVAVVTEPGLFSVAAADRALRAIEEIRRGLSPRLQPLGIIVNRARIASLEHQFRIKELRDMFGPLVLSPQLPERTSLQQAQGAAKPLHTWPGDSAQEMARYFDQLLDRILRTARIGEYAEQR; encoded by the coding sequence GTGCACGTACTAAGCGTTAGCTCCCTCAAGGGAGGAGTAGGCAAGACCACAGTGACCCTGGGTCTGGCGTCTGCTGCCTTCGCCCGCGGCGTACGGACCCTGGTCGTCGACATCGACCCGCAATCGGATGTGTCGACCGGCATGGACATCGAGGTGGCCGGCCACCTGAACATTGCCGACGTCCTCGCCTCCCCCAAGGAAAAGATCGTCCGCGCCGCCATCGTGCCGAGCGGCTGGACCCGCGGCCAGCAGGGCACGATCGACGTCATGATCGGCAGCCCGTCCGCCATCAACTTCGACGGGCCGCACCCGAGCATCCGCGACATCTGGAAGCTCGAAGAAGCCCTGTCCACGGTCGAGAAGGACTACGACCTGGTGCTGATCGACTGCGCACCCTCCCTCAACGCCCTGACCCGGACCGCGTGGGCGGCGAGCGACCGTGTCGCCGTCGTCACAGAGCCCGGGCTGTTCTCCGTCGCCGCCGCCGACCGCGCACTGCGCGCGATCGAGGAGATCCGCCGCGGACTCAGCCCACGGCTGCAGCCGCTCGGCATCATCGTGAACCGTGCCAGGATCGCGTCCCTCGAGCACCAGTTCCGGATCAAGGAACTGCGGGACATGTTCGGCCCGCTCGTGCTCAGCCCCCAGCTGCCTGAGCGCACGTCGCTGCAGCAGGCGCAGGGCGCCGCGAAGCCGCTGCACACCTGGCCCGGCGACAGCGCGCAGGAAATGGCCCGCTACTTCGACCAGCTGCTCGACCGCATCCTCCGCACCGCACGCATCGGCGAATACGCGGAGCAGCGCTAG
- a CDS encoding MerR family transcriptional regulator, whose product MSELSKRDDASRYGDGLLFTDGMPDLDENSGYRGAVAARAAGITYRQLDYWARTELVEPTVRGATGSGTQRLYGFRDILVLKLVKRLLDTGISLQQIRTAVNQLRESGVSDLAQTTLMSDGASVYLCTSNDEVIDLVSRGQGVFGIAVGKVLREVETTLVELDSQPSDPSDELAVRRLARKVS is encoded by the coding sequence ATGAGCGAGCTCAGCAAGCGTGACGACGCCTCCCGCTACGGTGACGGACTCCTGTTCACGGACGGCATGCCGGACCTCGATGAGAATTCCGGGTACCGGGGCGCCGTCGCGGCCCGTGCCGCCGGCATCACCTACCGCCAGCTGGACTACTGGGCCCGTACCGAACTCGTCGAACCGACGGTGCGTGGTGCAACCGGATCCGGCACGCAGCGGCTCTACGGCTTCCGCGACATCCTCGTGCTCAAGCTCGTCAAGCGCCTTCTCGACACCGGCATCTCGCTCCAGCAGATCCGCACGGCCGTCAACCAGCTCCGCGAGTCCGGGGTCAGCGACCTCGCCCAGACGACGCTGATGAGCGATGGCGCCAGCGTCTATCTCTGCACGTCCAACGACGAGGTCATCGACCTCGTCAGCCGCGGCCAGGGCGTCTTCGGAATCGCCGTCGGCAAGGTCCTGCGCGAAGTCGAGACGACCCTCGTTGAGCTCGACTCGCAGCCGTCCGACCCTTCCGACGAACTCGCCGTCCGCCGCCTCGCCCGCAAGGTCTCCTAG
- a CDS encoding DUF1295 domain-containing protein yields the protein MDTFVVCLWIMLIACMAAWTLSLITREYSWVDRSWSVLPPVYAWVFAAGSGFDDVRLVTIAVLVTLWGARLTFDFARKGGYAPGGEDYRWAVLRGRMSPARFGLFNLFFITICQNTILLLIVSPAGTAAVHAANPFGPPDLVLACVFVLLLIGEGVADQEQWDSHRAGQPLAASVGSAVEWSARESSARESSASAGPDVLRTGLFRYSRHPNYFCELGQWCPGTRATPHTSA from the coding sequence ATGGACACGTTCGTCGTCTGCCTCTGGATCATGCTCATCGCCTGCATGGCCGCCTGGACGCTCTCCCTCATCACCCGGGAATACTCCTGGGTCGACCGATCCTGGTCCGTGCTGCCGCCGGTCTACGCCTGGGTGTTCGCGGCGGGGTCCGGTTTCGACGACGTTCGCCTCGTGACGATCGCAGTTCTCGTGACCCTGTGGGGTGCGCGGCTGACGTTCGACTTCGCCCGCAAGGGCGGCTACGCGCCCGGCGGAGAGGACTACCGGTGGGCGGTGCTCCGCGGGCGGATGTCGCCGGCACGGTTCGGACTCTTCAACCTGTTCTTCATCACGATCTGCCAGAACACCATCCTGCTCCTGATCGTGTCGCCCGCCGGGACCGCTGCCGTGCACGCTGCGAACCCGTTCGGCCCTCCCGACCTGGTGCTGGCCTGCGTCTTCGTGCTGCTGCTCATCGGTGAAGGGGTGGCGGACCAGGAACAGTGGGACTCCCACCGGGCCGGGCAGCCGCTCGCGGCATCCGTGGGCAGCGCTGTGGAGTGGAGTGCTCGGGAGTCGAGTGCTCGGGAGTCGAGTGCGTCCGCAGGTCCGGACGTCCTCCGCACCGGGTTGTTCCGCTACTCGCGGCACCCGAACTATTTCTGCGAGCTCGGCCAGTGGTGTCCCGGCACACGGGCTACCCCGCATACCAGCGCGTGA
- a CDS encoding nitroreductase/quinone reductase family protein codes for MGAQADRLRAMYSGGQGNATAKRYARLWNRALRLGVLPRRWVSLEVVGRRSGQVTRFPIGMADVDGQWYLVSMLGECNWVRNVRAAGGRATLRRRSARPVWLVEVPAEDRAPVLKRFVEKAPGGRPHIPVDRHEPVSAFEAIAADHPVFRVLTAV; via the coding sequence ATGGGCGCACAGGCAGACCGGCTTCGCGCGATGTACTCCGGCGGGCAGGGGAACGCCACGGCGAAGCGCTATGCGCGGTTGTGGAACCGGGCGCTGCGCCTCGGAGTACTGCCGAGACGCTGGGTCTCCCTCGAGGTCGTCGGGCGACGCAGCGGACAGGTGACGCGGTTCCCGATCGGGATGGCCGACGTTGACGGCCAGTGGTACCTCGTCTCGATGCTCGGCGAATGCAACTGGGTGCGGAACGTGCGCGCGGCGGGCGGCAGAGCGACGCTCCGCAGGCGCTCGGCGCGCCCGGTCTGGCTCGTCGAGGTGCCGGCGGAGGACCGCGCGCCGGTCCTGAAACGCTTCGTCGAGAAGGCCCCGGGCGGGCGCCCGCACATTCCCGTGGACCGGCACGAACCCGTTTCGGCGTTCGAGGCGATCGCCGCGGACCATCCCGTCTTCCGGGTGCTGACCGCCGTCTGA
- a CDS encoding CDP-alcohol phosphatidyltransferase family protein: MAGAEVPIISSRVLTLPNLLSALRLALVPIFLVLLVRGADAWALLVLLVASLTDYLDGVIARRFNQITRLGQLLDPAADRLYIFAALLGLAWRDLVPWWIVLVVIGRDVFLLGLGIVLANHGYGPLPVNLLGKAATFCLFYALPLIMLGQAFPMLGWWSLPIGWAFGIWGAFLYWWAGIIYAFETARVIRIPRAIPSIRSDTIGG; the protein is encoded by the coding sequence ATGGCAGGGGCGGAAGTACCCATCATCAGTTCCAGGGTTCTGACCCTGCCCAACCTGCTGAGTGCCCTCCGGCTCGCCCTCGTTCCGATCTTCCTCGTCCTGCTCGTCCGCGGCGCGGATGCCTGGGCGCTCCTCGTGCTCCTCGTCGCGAGCCTCACCGACTACCTCGACGGCGTGATCGCGCGGCGCTTCAACCAGATCACCCGGCTCGGCCAGCTGCTCGACCCCGCGGCCGACCGGCTCTACATCTTCGCGGCGCTCCTCGGCCTGGCCTGGCGCGACCTCGTGCCCTGGTGGATCGTCCTCGTCGTGATCGGCAGGGACGTCTTTCTGCTCGGCCTCGGGATCGTCCTTGCGAACCACGGCTACGGACCGCTCCCGGTCAACCTGCTCGGCAAGGCCGCGACGTTCTGCCTCTTCTATGCGCTGCCGCTGATCATGCTCGGCCAGGCTTTCCCGATGCTCGGCTGGTGGTCTCTTCCGATCGGCTGGGCCTTCGGAATCTGGGGAGCATTCCTGTATTGGTGGGCCGGAATCATCTACGCTTTCGAGACGGCCAGGGTGATTCGGATTCCGCGGGCCATACCGTCCATTCGATCGGATACGATTGGGGGGTAG
- a CDS encoding MerR family transcriptional regulator has protein sequence MAASSAQARQPGATSLLSIGQVLARLTPDFPDLTPSKLRFLEEQRLVSPARTESGYRKFCASDLDRLRLILSMQRDLYLPLKVIRGYLDDLDAGNSPSLPGGVTPGPSMLSTERRLSRDELIREAGASAALLHDAVSASIILPAEVYGDDALGVLRALVELQHSGIEPRHLRGFRGAAERELGLIESALVPLSRRRDASSRAKAAEMAVEIAGNFEVIRGSLIRSALGRLTG, from the coding sequence GTGGCAGCGTCCTCCGCCCAGGCCAGGCAACCGGGTGCGACGTCGCTGTTGAGCATCGGACAGGTGCTCGCTCGCCTGACCCCGGATTTTCCAGACCTCACCCCGTCGAAGCTGCGCTTCCTCGAGGAGCAGCGCCTCGTCTCTCCCGCGCGCACCGAATCCGGCTACCGCAAGTTCTGCGCGAGTGACCTCGACCGGCTCCGACTGATCCTGTCGATGCAGCGCGACCTGTACCTTCCGCTCAAGGTCATCCGGGGCTACCTCGACGACCTCGACGCCGGCAACTCGCCGTCCCTGCCCGGGGGAGTGACTCCGGGTCCGTCGATGCTGTCGACCGAACGGCGCCTCAGCAGGGACGAGCTCATCCGCGAGGCCGGGGCATCCGCCGCCCTGCTGCACGACGCCGTGTCCGCCTCGATCATCCTTCCGGCGGAAGTGTACGGTGACGATGCGCTCGGAGTCCTGCGTGCCCTTGTCGAGCTCCAGCACAGCGGGATCGAACCGAGGCACCTGCGCGGCTTCCGCGGCGCGGCAGAGCGGGAACTGGGGCTGATCGAGAGCGCACTGGTGCCACTGTCCCGACGCAGGGATGCATCGAGCCGGGCGAAGGCCGCGGAAATGGCCGTCGAAATCGCCGGCAATTTCGAAGTCATCCGCGGTAGCCTGATCCGTTCGGCGCTCGGTCGCCTCACCGGTTAA
- a CDS encoding MarR family winged helix-turn-helix transcriptional regulator — translation MSERATFPPRSPSPEPSFWIGQGNTAAPGATGARDVLAALRAFRAADAAMRERARAELAVNETDLVAIRHLIQREARRTPVSPKDLTAHLGISSAATSKLLARLTRTGHIRREAHAVDGRVQLIFATPAAHQEVRRALGGVHERMFAAAEDLEPSERHAVVRFLTAVADAMSATKTDSASHHGGSPTGVAAPSGGTEAVPGHSTT, via the coding sequence ATGTCCGAACGAGCCACTTTCCCGCCCCGGTCTCCGTCGCCGGAGCCGAGCTTCTGGATTGGCCAGGGGAACACCGCTGCACCCGGTGCGACCGGTGCGCGTGACGTTCTCGCCGCGCTCCGGGCCTTCCGGGCCGCGGATGCCGCGATGCGCGAGCGCGCCAGGGCCGAGCTCGCGGTCAACGAGACCGACCTCGTCGCGATCAGGCACCTGATCCAGCGCGAGGCCCGCCGGACACCGGTCAGCCCGAAGGATCTCACCGCTCACCTCGGGATCTCCTCGGCCGCGACCTCGAAGCTGCTCGCGCGCCTGACCCGCACCGGGCACATCCGCCGCGAGGCGCACGCCGTGGACGGACGGGTCCAGCTCATCTTCGCGACGCCGGCGGCGCATCAGGAGGTGCGCCGGGCGCTCGGGGGCGTGCACGAGCGGATGTTTGCGGCCGCTGAGGACCTCGAACCGTCCGAACGCCACGCCGTTGTCCGCTTCCTCACGGCCGTCGCCGACGCCATGTCCGCAACGAAGACGGACTCCGCGTCGCATCACGGCGGCAGTCCGACCGGAGTCGCAGCCCCGAGCGGGGGGACCGAAGCGGTTCCGGGGCACTCGACCACCTAG
- a CDS encoding adenine phosphoribosyltransferase, with the protein MPTPAADHVTALLASYQDFPETGILFRDLNPVFADALAFRALIDELAGRFAGQFDAVAGIEARGFLLAAAVGYAAGAAVLAVRKGGKLPGSVLSENYDLEYGSACLELEIGQLPEGSRVLVLDDVLATGGTIAATSRLVRRAGYRLTGVGVVLELTELLGRDRLGTTPLHTIVAL; encoded by the coding sequence GTGCCAACACCAGCAGCAGACCATGTGACAGCCCTCCTCGCGTCCTACCAGGACTTCCCGGAGACGGGCATCCTCTTCCGGGACCTCAACCCCGTGTTCGCGGACGCCCTGGCCTTCCGGGCACTCATCGATGAACTCGCCGGGCGATTCGCCGGGCAGTTCGACGCGGTCGCAGGAATCGAAGCGCGCGGTTTCCTGCTCGCGGCGGCCGTTGGATACGCGGCGGGGGCAGCCGTGCTCGCCGTGCGCAAGGGCGGCAAGCTGCCCGGCTCCGTGTTGTCGGAGAACTACGACCTCGAATACGGTTCCGCGTGCCTCGAACTCGAGATCGGTCAGCTGCCGGAGGGATCCCGGGTACTCGTCCTCGACGATGTGCTCGCGACGGGCGGAACGATCGCGGCAACGTCCCGGCTCGTCCGGCGTGCCGGCTATCGGCTGACCGGCGTCGGCGTCGTGCTCGAGCTCACCGAACTCCTCGGCCGCGACCGCCTCGGCACCACCCCGCTGCACACCATCGTCGCCCTCTAG
- a CDS encoding Ku protein has protein sequence MRSIWKGSITFGLVNVPVKVYSATEDHDTPLHQVHDADGGRIRYQRRCSRCGRIVDYAHIDKAYDDGENTVVLTEEELRRLPAEKSREIDVVEFVPSEQLDPMLFEKSYFLEPDGASPKAYVLLRRALEASDRTAIVRFALRQKTRLGALRVRGDVLLLQALLWSDEVREADFPALAESTKISRQELELSAALVESFASDFTPQNYRDDYQDQLRELIEARLAAGETVEAAEAGEAGEAAGEESAGGEVLDLMEALRRSVERSRGGGKGGTEAEGDDTARPAKRRIP, from the coding sequence ATGAGATCGATCTGGAAAGGCTCCATCACCTTCGGCCTCGTCAACGTGCCCGTCAAGGTCTACAGCGCGACAGAAGACCACGACACCCCGTTGCACCAGGTCCACGATGCCGACGGCGGGCGCATCCGCTACCAGCGGCGATGCTCCCGCTGCGGCCGGATCGTCGACTATGCCCACATCGACAAGGCGTACGACGACGGCGAGAACACGGTCGTGCTCACCGAGGAGGAGCTCCGCAGGCTCCCGGCGGAGAAGAGCAGGGAGATCGACGTCGTCGAGTTCGTGCCGAGCGAGCAGCTCGACCCGATGCTGTTCGAGAAGAGCTACTTCCTGGAACCGGACGGCGCATCGCCGAAGGCATACGTCCTGCTGCGGCGGGCGCTCGAGGCGAGCGACCGCACTGCGATCGTGCGTTTTGCACTCCGCCAGAAGACCCGGCTGGGCGCGCTCCGGGTGCGCGGTGACGTGCTGCTCCTGCAGGCGCTGCTCTGGAGCGACGAGGTGCGGGAGGCCGACTTTCCCGCCCTGGCCGAATCGACGAAGATCTCGCGGCAGGAGCTCGAACTCTCGGCGGCGCTCGTCGAGTCTTTCGCCTCCGACTTCACCCCCCAGAACTACCGCGACGACTACCAGGACCAGCTCAGGGAGCTGATCGAAGCCAGGCTCGCGGCCGGAGAGACCGTCGAGGCTGCCGAGGCAGGGGAGGCGGGGGAAGCCGCAGGAGAGGAGTCCGCCGGCGGCGAGGTCCTCGACCTGATGGAGGCGCTCCGGCGCAGCGTCGAGCGCAGCCGCGGCGGAGGGAAGGGCGGCACGGAGGCAGAGGGCGACGACACGGCGCGGCCCGCGAAACGGCGCATTCCGTAG
- a CDS encoding FHA domain-containing protein, with amino-acid sequence MTFSQGFAAQLAAVDNDVTAEEQEAISALPSGSALLVVRRGPNSGARFLLDADVTTVGRHPHADIFLDDVTVSRRHAEFLRHGTSFEVKDLVSLNGTYFEGVRIETAALHDRDEVQVGKFRLTFYASRLDLAPQASE; translated from the coding sequence ATGACGTTCAGCCAGGGCTTCGCAGCCCAGCTCGCGGCCGTCGACAACGACGTGACGGCAGAAGAACAAGAAGCGATCTCCGCCCTTCCCTCCGGATCGGCTCTCCTCGTCGTTCGCCGCGGTCCGAACTCGGGCGCCCGGTTCCTGCTCGATGCCGATGTGACGACCGTCGGGCGGCACCCGCACGCGGACATCTTCCTCGACGACGTGACCGTGTCCCGCCGGCACGCCGAGTTCCTCCGCCACGGAACCTCGTTCGAGGTCAAGGACCTCGTCTCCCTCAACGGCACCTATTTCGAGGGAGTGCGCATCGAAACCGCAGCGCTCCACGACCGGGATGAAGTCCAGGTCGGCAAGTTCCGGCTCACGTTCTACGCCTCGCGACTCGATCTGGCGCCACAGGCGAGCGAGTAG
- a CDS encoding ATP-dependent DNA ligase, with protein MNEATSQVVSVDGHRITLTHLDKVLYPETGTTKADVLGYYAAIAEVLVPHAANRAATRKRWVHGVGTAEKPEKMFFQKNLEDSAPSWVQRHSIEHTDHTNVYPLVNDVATLTWLGQMSALELHVPQWQFGRDGSRRNPDRLVLDLDPGEGVTLPECAEVARLARAILRDMGLDPLPVTSGSKGIHLYAALDLTHTSDEISQVAHELARALEADHPDLVVSDMKKSIRGGKVLVDWSQNNAAKTTITPYSLRGTFRPMVAMPRTWRELAEPGLTQLDYKQALSRVEHGGDPLAELLGAHGSGAREPERDGARDAGADAAAPDPGDRLAVYRSKRSSARTPEPVPEAGTAAVNGSHDRQSFVIQEHHARNLHYDFRLEHEGVLASWALPRGVPTDPAKNHLAVRTEDHPLEYGGFEGEIPAGEYGAGTVSIWDRGRYDLEKWREDEVIATLHGEPGGGLGGTRRFALIRTNAQGQGSHDRSAQNWLIHLMKPKAGARVRRTVAPAAVSATGSAAAVSAAAPDSGQPVPETGADFGPNPGMAPGTETGGVAPGGRPDASPRGRYTPMLATLGSATDLVTDIRWAFEPKWDGIRALAYLSTMGTERPVQLFTRAGNEVTDAYPELLAAVPTAVDAASAVLDGEIVALDRSGRPNFGLLQSRMHLTRRTVAAAAAATPVQYLVFDVLERDGVDLSRTPYSERRAILESLVTGDGAVQLSPDLPGDAQDAVRVSRELGLEGIVAKDTDGGYEGGRRSRSWIKIKHHRAQEVVIGGWRTGNGNRSRSLGSLLLGIPSETGLEYVGRVGTGFRDRDLVVLRGRLDRLAQAESPFAAVPAADVRDAHWVRPVLVGEVDYLEWTSDGRLRHPSWRGWRPDKSAEEVVREA; from the coding sequence ATGAACGAGGCGACGAGCCAGGTCGTGTCCGTCGACGGTCACCGGATCACTCTCACGCACCTCGACAAGGTGCTCTACCCCGAGACCGGCACCACAAAAGCGGATGTCCTCGGGTACTACGCCGCGATCGCCGAGGTGCTCGTGCCGCATGCCGCGAACCGTGCGGCGACCCGCAAGCGCTGGGTGCACGGGGTCGGCACGGCGGAGAAGCCGGAGAAGATGTTCTTCCAGAAGAACCTCGAGGACTCAGCGCCGAGCTGGGTGCAGCGCCACTCGATCGAGCACACCGACCACACGAACGTGTACCCGCTCGTGAACGACGTCGCGACCCTGACCTGGCTCGGGCAGATGTCGGCGCTCGAGCTCCACGTTCCGCAGTGGCAGTTCGGGCGGGACGGCAGCAGGCGCAACCCCGACCGGCTCGTGCTCGACCTCGACCCCGGCGAGGGCGTCACGCTTCCGGAGTGCGCAGAGGTGGCCAGGCTCGCCCGCGCCATCCTGCGCGATATGGGACTCGACCCGCTCCCGGTCACGAGCGGGAGCAAGGGCATCCACCTCTATGCCGCGCTGGACCTGACCCATACCTCCGACGAGATCTCGCAGGTTGCGCACGAACTCGCCCGAGCGCTCGAAGCCGACCACCCCGACCTCGTGGTGAGCGACATGAAGAAGTCGATCAGGGGCGGCAAGGTGCTCGTGGACTGGAGCCAGAACAACGCTGCGAAGACCACGATCACGCCGTATTCCCTGCGCGGCACGTTCCGGCCGATGGTCGCGATGCCGCGCACCTGGCGGGAGCTCGCCGAGCCCGGACTCACCCAGCTCGACTACAAGCAGGCGCTGAGCCGGGTCGAGCACGGCGGCGATCCGCTCGCCGAGCTGCTCGGAGCGCACGGTTCTGGGGCGCGCGAACCGGAACGGGACGGCGCGCGCGATGCGGGGGCGGATGCCGCCGCACCAGACCCCGGGGACCGGCTGGCCGTGTATCGCAGCAAACGCTCGTCGGCGCGCACCCCGGAGCCGGTGCCGGAAGCAGGCACCGCCGCCGTGAATGGGAGCCACGACCGGCAGAGCTTCGTCATCCAGGAACACCACGCCAGGAACCTGCACTACGACTTCCGTCTCGAGCACGAGGGTGTCCTCGCGTCCTGGGCGCTCCCGCGCGGGGTGCCGACGGATCCGGCGAAGAATCACCTCGCCGTGCGCACCGAAGACCATCCCCTCGAGTACGGCGGGTTCGAGGGTGAGATTCCGGCAGGGGAATACGGGGCGGGCACGGTGTCGATCTGGGATCGCGGCCGCTACGACCTCGAGAAATGGCGGGAAGACGAGGTCATCGCGACCCTTCACGGAGAGCCGGGTGGGGGCCTCGGGGGCACGCGGCGGTTCGCGCTCATCCGCACGAACGCGCAGGGCCAGGGTTCTCACGACCGCTCGGCCCAGAACTGGCTCATCCATCTGATGAAGCCGAAGGCCGGCGCCAGGGTCCGGCGGACGGTGGCACCGGCCGCCGTATCCGCTACTGGATCAGCCGCGGCCGTATCGGCCGCCGCGCCGGACTCGGGACAGCCGGTCCCGGAGACCGGTGCGGACTTCGGACCGAATCCCGGCATGGCCCCCGGCACCGAGACCGGCGGAGTCGCGCCGGGCGGGCGGCCGGATGCGAGCCCGCGCGGGCGGTACACGCCCATGCTCGCGACGCTCGGATCGGCCACGGACCTGGTCACGGACATCCGGTGGGCCTTCGAACCGAAGTGGGACGGCATTCGCGCACTCGCCTACCTGTCGACGATGGGCACCGAGCGGCCGGTGCAGCTCTTCACCCGGGCGGGCAACGAGGTGACGGATGCCTACCCCGAGCTTCTCGCGGCGGTTCCGACCGCTGTCGACGCGGCCAGCGCGGTGCTCGACGGGGAGATCGTCGCGCTCGACCGCTCCGGCAGGCCCAACTTCGGCCTGCTGCAGAGCCGGATGCACCTGACCCGCCGCACGGTGGCCGCAGCCGCCGCCGCGACCCCGGTGCAGTACCTCGTGTTCGACGTGCTCGAACGCGACGGGGTCGACCTCAGCCGCACGCCGTACTCGGAGCGGCGGGCGATCCTCGAGTCGCTCGTCACGGGCGACGGGGCGGTGCAGCTGTCGCCGGACCTCCCCGGCGACGCGCAGGATGCCGTGCGGGTGAGCCGCGAGCTCGGTCTCGAAGGCATCGTCGCGAAGGACACCGACGGCGGATACGAGGGCGGGCGGCGGTCGCGATCGTGGATCAAGATCAAGCACCACCGGGCTCAGGAGGTCGTTATCGGCGGCTGGCGCACCGGGAACGGCAACCGGTCGCGGTCGCTCGGTTCGCTGCTGCTCGGGATTCCGTCCGAGACGGGCCTCGAGTACGTCGGGAGGGTCGGCACCGGGTTCCGAGACCGGGACCTGGTCGTGCTGCGCGGCCGGCTCGACCGGCTCGCGCAGGCGGAGAGCCCGTTCGCCGCGGTGCCGGCGGCCGACGTACGGGACGCGCACTGGGTGCGGCCTGTCCTGGTCGGGGAGGTCGACTATCTCGAGTGGACCTCGGATGGCCGGTTGCGGCATCCGTCGTGGCGGGGCTGGCGCCCGGACAAGTCCGCGGAGGAGGTCGTGCGGGAGGCCTGA